A stretch of Corallococcus macrosporus DNA encodes these proteins:
- a CDS encoding protein-disulfide reductase DsbD family protein: MTHPWSKRSGSRLGGLAAVGALLLATWAQAALPSTAVGSTAPDEGDPRLEGALLLDATQVKAGGDFRVGVRLRMDPEWHVYWKNPGDSGLATDVSWDIPGVTVGDLRWPFPSTFRTPDGFITTHGYHDEVLLFAPAHVSDKATGTLMVSAAVDALACKVHCIPAQLVLSRTVPVGPETVPDVEYAPRFDAAQAQVPLAAGAQGAPRVALALDGTSLSAGKPFTGTLTVTTADGKPFAGDVEGDFFVPGRIAGVDTVTLKPKSAGAFALQGQASSVVPKGEPRLTGSLRLGTKATGFTAVDVDTALAPVVADGSVAAAAPFKVPSVKDALGKVKPAAAAPVAAESPMGLGLALLFAFLGGALLNLMPCVFPVLAIKAYGFTRMVQEEKGKVASHAAAYAGGILATMLLLAGAVLAVRAGGNSVGWGFQFQEPLFVAGVSAVVVAFALNLFGVYTVGTDGTALAGKVDQSHGLMRSAGEGVLAVVLATPCSAPLLGTAVGFAFAAGAATVVAVFVALGLGLALPFCVLVLVPGLAKRLPKPGMWMERGKQFLGFALLGTTVWLVWVMGGLAGVDGMARLLAFLIAVGLGTWLYGQSQGLEGGRRGVTVALAVLVLVGSGAVALRFEEAQASLETRGAVASSHGGSQPWDEAAVTAALAAGQPVFVDFTADWCLTCKFNERTVLSREDVRQAFLKHNVAFFVADWTRRDARITTKLAEHGRAGVPMYLVLSPGAPDKPEVLNELLTADSVIQAVRRAAECGSPLKGGSVVCARP; encoded by the coding sequence ATGACGCATCCGTGGAGCAAGAGGTCTGGAAGCCGGCTCGGTGGGCTGGCCGCGGTGGGCGCGTTGCTCTTGGCGACGTGGGCCCAGGCCGCGCTGCCGTCCACCGCCGTGGGCAGCACCGCGCCGGACGAGGGCGACCCCCGCCTGGAGGGCGCGCTGCTCCTGGACGCCACGCAGGTGAAGGCGGGCGGCGACTTCCGCGTGGGCGTGCGCCTCAGGATGGACCCGGAGTGGCACGTCTACTGGAAGAACCCGGGCGACTCCGGCCTGGCCACGGACGTGTCGTGGGACATCCCGGGCGTCACGGTGGGCGATTTGCGCTGGCCCTTCCCCAGCACGTTCCGCACGCCGGACGGCTTCATCACCACGCACGGCTACCACGACGAGGTGCTGCTGTTCGCGCCCGCGCACGTGTCCGACAAGGCCACCGGCACGCTGATGGTGTCGGCGGCGGTGGATGCGCTCGCGTGCAAGGTGCACTGCATCCCCGCGCAGCTGGTGCTGTCGCGCACGGTGCCGGTGGGGCCGGAGACGGTGCCGGACGTGGAGTACGCGCCGCGGTTCGACGCGGCCCAGGCCCAGGTGCCGCTGGCCGCGGGGGCGCAGGGAGCGCCGCGCGTGGCCCTGGCGCTGGACGGCACGTCGCTGTCGGCGGGCAAGCCGTTCACCGGCACGCTCACCGTGACGACGGCGGACGGCAAGCCCTTCGCGGGCGACGTGGAGGGTGACTTCTTCGTGCCCGGCCGCATCGCGGGCGTGGACACCGTGACGCTGAAGCCGAAGTCGGCGGGGGCGTTCGCGCTGCAGGGCCAGGCGTCGTCGGTGGTGCCCAAGGGCGAGCCCCGGCTCACGGGTTCGCTGCGCCTGGGCACGAAGGCCACGGGCTTCACGGCGGTGGACGTGGACACGGCGCTGGCGCCGGTGGTGGCGGATGGCTCGGTGGCGGCGGCGGCGCCCTTCAAGGTCCCGTCGGTGAAGGACGCGCTGGGCAAGGTGAAGCCCGCGGCGGCGGCGCCGGTGGCGGCCGAGTCGCCCATGGGGCTGGGGCTCGCGCTGCTGTTCGCGTTCCTGGGCGGCGCGCTGCTCAACCTGATGCCGTGCGTGTTCCCGGTGCTGGCCATCAAGGCGTACGGCTTCACGCGGATGGTGCAGGAGGAGAAGGGCAAGGTCGCGTCGCACGCGGCGGCGTACGCGGGCGGCATCCTGGCGACGATGCTGCTGTTGGCGGGCGCGGTGCTGGCGGTGCGCGCGGGCGGCAACAGCGTGGGCTGGGGCTTCCAGTTCCAGGAGCCGCTGTTCGTCGCGGGCGTGAGCGCGGTGGTGGTGGCGTTCGCGCTCAACCTCTTCGGCGTCTACACGGTGGGCACGGACGGCACGGCGCTGGCGGGCAAGGTGGACCAGAGCCACGGCCTCATGCGCAGCGCGGGCGAGGGCGTGCTCGCGGTGGTGCTCGCGACGCCGTGCTCGGCGCCGCTGCTGGGCACGGCGGTGGGCTTCGCCTTCGCGGCGGGCGCGGCCACGGTGGTGGCGGTGTTCGTGGCGCTGGGGCTGGGGCTGGCGCTGCCCTTCTGCGTGCTGGTGCTGGTGCCGGGGCTGGCGAAGCGGCTGCCCAAGCCGGGCATGTGGATGGAGCGCGGCAAGCAGTTCCTGGGCTTCGCGCTCCTGGGCACCACGGTGTGGCTGGTGTGGGTGATGGGCGGGCTGGCCGGCGTGGACGGCATGGCGCGGCTCCTGGCGTTCCTCATCGCGGTGGGCCTGGGCACGTGGCTCTACGGCCAGTCGCAGGGGCTGGAGGGCGGGCGCCGGGGCGTGACGGTGGCGCTGGCGGTGCTGGTGCTGGTGGGCTCCGGCGCGGTGGCGCTGCGCTTCGAGGAGGCGCAGGCATCCCTGGAGACGCGCGGCGCGGTGGCGTCGTCGCATGGCGGCTCGCAGCCGTGGGACGAGGCGGCGGTGACGGCGGCGCTGGCGGCGGGGCAGCCGGTGTTCGTGGACTTCACGGCGGACTGGTGCCTCACGTGCAAGTTCAACGAGCGCACCGTGCTGTCGCGCGAGGACGTGCGGCAGGCGTTCCTGAAGCACAACGTGGCCTTCTTCGTGGCGGACTGGACGCGGCGGGACGCGCGCATCACCACGAAGCTGGCGGAGCACGGCCGCGCGGGCGTGCCCATGTACCTGGTGCTGAGCCCGGGCGCGCCGGACAAGCCGGAGGTGCTCAACGAGCTGCTCACCGCGGACAGCGTCATCCAGGCGGTGCGGCGCGCGGCGGAGTGCGGGTCGCCGTTGAAGGGTGGCTCGGTGGTGTGTGCCCGGCCTTGA
- a CDS encoding S1C family serine protease — MKLLQQLSDDLEGLVAGAAPAVVGVEHARGHGTGLFLTPDGYVLTNRHVVMRTPKRLTVQLHNGEERRATLVGGDAPTDLAVVRAEGDGFPTLPLAAPETVRVGQLVMAIGNPFRLEQSVSLGVVSAINRSITLPDGVILEGMLQTDAAINPGNSGGPLLDTRGRVVGLNTLVLPFAQGIGFAVSATTATWVASLLIQRGRVDRKFLGIAATAVNLEPALAKDTGQPRAVRVLKVQEGTPADDAGLQPDDLLLGINSRAVNSVDDLQRLMALATEEEVHLDVLRKGRRKDVSARARHRREPVAA; from the coding sequence ATGAAACTGTTGCAGCAGCTCTCGGATGACCTGGAAGGACTCGTGGCTGGCGCGGCCCCCGCGGTGGTCGGCGTGGAGCACGCACGCGGCCACGGCACCGGCCTGTTCCTCACGCCGGACGGCTACGTGCTCACCAACCGGCACGTCGTGATGCGCACGCCCAAGCGCCTCACCGTGCAGCTCCACAATGGCGAAGAGCGCCGGGCCACGCTCGTGGGCGGGGATGCTCCCACCGACCTCGCCGTGGTGCGCGCGGAGGGAGATGGCTTCCCCACGCTGCCGCTCGCGGCTCCGGAGACGGTGCGCGTGGGGCAACTGGTGATGGCCATTGGCAATCCCTTCCGCCTGGAGCAGTCCGTGTCGCTGGGCGTGGTGAGCGCCATCAACCGCTCCATCACCCTGCCCGACGGCGTCATCCTGGAGGGGATGCTTCAGACGGACGCAGCCATCAACCCGGGCAACTCCGGCGGGCCGCTGCTCGACACGCGCGGGCGCGTGGTGGGGCTCAACACGCTGGTGCTGCCCTTCGCGCAGGGCATCGGCTTCGCGGTGAGCGCCACGACGGCGACCTGGGTCGCAAGCCTGCTCATCCAGCGCGGCCGGGTGGACCGGAAGTTCCTGGGCATCGCCGCCACGGCGGTGAACCTGGAGCCCGCGCTCGCCAAGGACACCGGCCAGCCTCGCGCGGTGCGGGTGCTGAAGGTGCAGGAGGGCACGCCCGCCGACGACGCCGGACTCCAGCCGGACGACCTGCTGCTCGGCATCAACAGCCGCGCGGTCAACAGCGTGGACGACCTCCAGCGGCTGATGGCGCTCGCCACCGAGGAGGAGGTGCACCTGGACGTGCTGCGCAAGGGCCGCCGCAAGGACGTCTCCGCCCGGGCCCGTCACCGCCGCGAGCCGGTGGCGGCCTGA
- a CDS encoding ankyrin repeat domain-containing protein yields the protein MSLFDAVAAGDRAALCAQLDAGADPNPFDAEGRTPLMAAARSGQDALVRALLEAGADPTLPDSLGETPFVAAAAYGHVHVCALLSPHATADEKDMARTLLRNQGIDEIPARPSRASEVAPDDFRRKLASAGAYVAGKLGDDGATKRLERVLRSEGNAPKGRK from the coding sequence GTGTCCCTGTTCGATGCCGTCGCCGCGGGTGACCGCGCCGCCCTTTGCGCCCAGCTCGACGCGGGCGCGGACCCCAACCCCTTCGACGCGGAGGGGCGCACGCCGCTGATGGCCGCCGCGCGCTCGGGCCAGGACGCGCTGGTGCGCGCGCTGCTGGAGGCCGGCGCGGACCCCACGCTGCCGGACTCCCTGGGGGAGACGCCCTTCGTCGCCGCCGCCGCCTACGGCCACGTCCACGTCTGCGCGCTCCTGTCCCCCCACGCCACCGCCGACGAGAAGGACATGGCGCGCACGCTGCTGCGCAACCAGGGCATCGACGAGATTCCCGCGCGCCCCTCGCGCGCCTCCGAGGTCGCGCCCGACGACTTCCGCCGCAAGCTCGCCTCCGCGGGCGCCTACGTCGCGGGCAAGCTGGGCGATGACGGCGCCACGAAGCGCCTGGAGCGCGTGCTGCGCTCGGAGGGCAACGCGCCCAAGGGCCGCAAGTAG
- a CDS encoding DUF6992 family protein: protein MAPARLVCSCCVLVLLFLAMPGVAQEASAPDAKAWLAEHNAEAVRVNQTAMGILFGWAVLNIGTGVAGHFASEGETRAFFQANAAWNVVNLVIAGLGYHGQATADPASWDLARSLAEGQRMEKLLLFNAGLDVGYIAFGGLLWERGLRKDSDRLKGWGKSVLMQGAFLLVFDGVLTFLNAKLNGELTARLVPAPDGVGFMLTWP, encoded by the coding sequence ATGGCTCCTGCCCGCCTCGTGTGTTCCTGCTGCGTCCTGGTGTTGTTGTTCCTCGCGATGCCAGGCGTGGCACAGGAGGCGTCAGCACCGGATGCGAAGGCGTGGCTCGCGGAGCACAACGCGGAAGCGGTGCGCGTGAACCAGACCGCCATGGGCATCCTGTTCGGCTGGGCGGTGCTGAACATCGGCACGGGCGTCGCGGGGCACTTCGCCAGCGAGGGCGAGACGCGCGCCTTCTTCCAGGCGAACGCGGCCTGGAACGTGGTGAACCTCGTCATCGCGGGGCTCGGGTATCACGGACAGGCGACGGCGGATCCGGCGTCGTGGGACCTGGCGCGCAGCCTGGCCGAAGGGCAGCGGATGGAGAAGCTGCTGCTCTTCAACGCGGGCCTGGACGTGGGCTACATCGCCTTCGGCGGGCTCTTGTGGGAGCGCGGGCTGCGCAAGGACTCGGACCGCCTGAAGGGCTGGGGCAAGAGCGTGCTCATGCAGGGCGCGTTCCTGCTCGTGTTCGACGGTGTGCTGACGTTCCTCAACGCGAAGCTGAACGGGGAGCTCACGGCGCGGCTGGTGCCCGCGCCAGATGGCGTGGGCTTCATGCTGACGTGGCCGTGA
- a CDS encoding vWA domain-containing protein — translation MKQTAWAVERDAEGGREVLLLVTLEAEAETPRAPVAVNLVIDRSASMRGAPLAAAVEAARALVERAGPKDYVGLLTFDADAEQVLPVRAMEPSAKAAFLKTLSRLDSGEGTALHEAVEQGAEAVRRVLVPGARPQLLMLTDGEPSVGPTALGEFKVLGQRVHDSGVALHALGLGRHYLPEILEALTGPSGTGFTHVDDAEGLPLAVGALGAELFGEVVADARVYVLPTGFADLRCRHRYPSRVEGDAMSAALGAVSHAFPRRVLFAGVLEKGDWNLTVTASYTEHGDTRRLSVPVTRLLPDSEEGRFVRAVSAELELVSYEAAAWKALSRRQQDAAERALEGADKGLYKLARLGSADVPAQRHVDRLSDLRRAVERRAAQPSALGVRRAQSEVSRITMSRIGPALPAAAVAPVQAQVQVHDGPPAPRALPAVANGGAPKPSTLDGAAMLPWKTGNTES, via the coding sequence ATGAAGCAGACGGCCTGGGCAGTGGAGCGCGACGCGGAAGGCGGCCGCGAAGTGCTGCTGCTGGTGACCCTGGAGGCCGAAGCGGAGACGCCTCGGGCCCCGGTGGCGGTGAACCTGGTCATCGACCGCAGCGCGTCCATGCGGGGCGCGCCGCTGGCGGCGGCGGTGGAGGCGGCGCGCGCGCTGGTGGAGCGCGCGGGGCCCAAGGACTACGTCGGCCTGCTCACCTTCGACGCGGACGCGGAGCAGGTGCTGCCCGTGCGCGCCATGGAGCCGAGCGCGAAGGCCGCCTTCCTGAAGACGCTGTCGCGCCTGGACTCGGGCGAGGGCACCGCGCTGCACGAGGCCGTGGAGCAGGGCGCGGAGGCCGTGCGGCGCGTGCTGGTGCCCGGCGCCCGGCCGCAGCTGCTGATGCTCACCGACGGCGAGCCCTCCGTGGGCCCCACCGCGCTGGGTGAGTTCAAGGTGCTGGGCCAGCGGGTGCACGACTCCGGCGTGGCGCTGCACGCGCTGGGGCTGGGGCGGCACTACCTGCCGGAGATCCTGGAAGCCCTCACCGGCCCGTCCGGCACGGGCTTCACGCACGTGGACGACGCGGAAGGCCTGCCGCTGGCGGTGGGCGCGCTGGGGGCGGAGCTGTTCGGTGAAGTCGTCGCGGACGCGCGCGTGTACGTGCTGCCCACGGGCTTCGCGGACCTGCGCTGCCGCCACCGCTACCCGTCGCGCGTGGAGGGTGACGCGATGAGCGCCGCGCTGGGGGCGGTGTCGCACGCGTTCCCTCGCCGCGTGCTCTTCGCGGGCGTGCTGGAGAAGGGCGACTGGAACCTCACCGTCACCGCCTCGTACACGGAGCACGGCGACACCCGGCGGCTGTCCGTGCCGGTGACGCGCCTGCTGCCGGACAGCGAGGAGGGCCGCTTCGTGCGCGCGGTGTCCGCGGAGCTGGAGCTGGTCTCCTATGAGGCCGCCGCGTGGAAGGCGCTCTCCCGCCGTCAGCAGGACGCGGCCGAGCGGGCGCTCGAGGGCGCGGACAAGGGGCTCTACAAGCTGGCCCGCCTGGGCTCCGCGGACGTGCCCGCGCAGCGGCACGTGGACCGCCTGTCGGACCTGCGCCGGGCGGTGGAGCGCCGGGCGGCCCAGCCGTCCGCGCTGGGCGTGCGCCGGGCGCAGTCGGAGGTGTCCCGCATCACCATGAGCCGCATCGGGCCGGCGCTCCCAGCCGCGGCCGTGGCTCCCGTGCAGGCCCAGGTCCAGGTCCATGACGGACCGCCGGCGCCCCGGGCCCTGCCCGCCGTGGCGAACGGCGGCGCGCCCAAGCCGTCCACCCTGGACGGCGCGGCGATGCTGCCCTGGAAGACGGGCAACACGGAGTCGTAA
- a CDS encoding oxygenase MpaB family protein has translation MPGPVYRKPFWRPRLPEVGREIASLDARRDCQRIVHLLTNYEFPFDIVRSTEIALFHTYGSRSVSRLLDRTGEFRKHGQKRYDDTRLLIARFMQCGWDVEAGRKSLEQMNHIHSFFRIPNEDFLFVLWTFIDFPIQWVQDYGWRPFTEHEREAWFHYWCEIGRRMGLKDIPEDKAAYDAFIRDYEAREFVPDAASHRVAQSTVDILAGWVPRPLRPLVSPISLSLVPKRLLPAIQFESPPAWVGSLVRGALKLRKHVKRHVSLERYPSTLETTLNRTYPGNTYRIEGLGPDYAHRDAE, from the coding sequence GTGCCCGGCCCTGTCTACCGGAAGCCCTTCTGGCGGCCGCGCCTGCCGGAGGTGGGCCGGGAGATCGCCTCCCTGGATGCACGGCGGGACTGCCAGCGCATCGTGCACCTGCTGACCAACTACGAATTCCCCTTCGACATCGTTCGGTCCACGGAGATCGCCCTCTTCCACACCTACGGCAGCCGCTCCGTCTCCCGCCTGCTGGACCGCACCGGCGAGTTCCGCAAGCACGGCCAGAAGCGCTACGACGACACGCGGCTGCTCATCGCGCGGTTCATGCAGTGCGGCTGGGACGTGGAGGCCGGACGCAAGTCATTGGAGCAGATGAATCACATCCACTCCTTCTTCCGCATCCCGAACGAGGACTTCCTCTTCGTGCTGTGGACGTTCATCGACTTCCCCATCCAGTGGGTGCAGGACTACGGCTGGCGTCCCTTCACCGAACACGAGCGCGAAGCCTGGTTCCATTACTGGTGTGAGATTGGCCGCCGCATGGGCCTGAAGGACATCCCGGAGGACAAGGCCGCCTACGACGCCTTCATCCGCGACTACGAGGCCCGCGAGTTCGTCCCCGACGCGGCCAGCCACCGCGTGGCCCAGTCCACGGTGGACATCCTGGCCGGCTGGGTGCCGCGTCCGCTGCGCCCGCTGGTGTCCCCCATCAGCCTGAGCCTGGTGCCCAAGCGCCTGCTGCCCGCCATCCAGTTCGAGTCCCCACCCGCCTGGGTGGGCAGCCTGGTCCGGGGCGCGCTCAAGCTGCGCAAGCACGTCAAACGCCACGTCTCGCTGGAGCGCTATCCCTCCACCCTGGAGACGACGCTCAACCGCACCTACCCGGGCAACACCTACCGCATCGAAGGCCTGGGCCCGGACTACGCCCACCGCGACGCGGAATGA
- a CDS encoding redoxin domain-containing protein, with the protein MKQVFKALAVTAAFVSAPVFAADTAEVGKPAPAFTLKDEAGKAHSLSEYKGKVVVLEWANPECPFVKRHYEAKTMQNTQKGFDAKKVVWLTVDSSATHDAKSAAEWKKKEGFSQPVLIDTDGKVGKSYAAKTTPHMYVIDAQGVVRYAGAIDNDPRGKEANKVNYVQTAVDALLNGKQVPTATSEPYGCSVKYKS; encoded by the coding sequence ATGAAGCAGGTCTTCAAGGCACTGGCTGTCACCGCGGCGTTCGTGTCCGCGCCCGTCTTCGCCGCTGACACCGCGGAGGTGGGCAAGCCCGCTCCGGCGTTCACGCTGAAGGACGAGGCGGGCAAGGCCCACTCGCTGTCCGAGTACAAGGGCAAGGTGGTGGTGCTCGAGTGGGCGAACCCGGAGTGCCCGTTCGTGAAGCGGCACTACGAGGCCAAGACGATGCAGAACACGCAGAAGGGCTTCGACGCGAAGAAGGTGGTGTGGCTGACGGTGGACTCGTCCGCCACGCACGACGCGAAGAGCGCCGCGGAGTGGAAGAAGAAGGAGGGCTTCAGCCAGCCGGTGCTCATCGACACGGACGGCAAGGTGGGCAAGAGCTACGCGGCGAAGACGACGCCGCACATGTACGTCATCGACGCGCAGGGCGTGGTCCGCTACGCGGGCGCCATCGACAACGACCCGCGCGGCAAGGAAGCCAACAAGGTGAACTACGTGCAGACGGCGGTGGACGCACTGCTCAACGGCAAGCAGGTCCCCACCGCGACCTCCGAGCCCTATGGCTGCTCCGTGAAGTACAAGAGCTGA
- a CDS encoding (Fe-S)-binding protein, whose amino-acid sequence MNPIITGLLLAGFVSVFVITMSGRVGVLLAMKKENRLDHIPYRVAQLVRFGLGQKRMVDPEEFTPGLFHIFIYAAFMVLAVRTVMLFVMGFSSTALDVLTDLSHPAWDVAPPLLGLYKVYLLVKDIVAALALAGVAYFVWTRWKVKPDRMSQSWEAYLILGFIAGLMITEFMFGGSHMVAAHAAAQQVPMGATQVPAAPSAMVWWEPVTSLMGLAMMPLGATTAHVLGVAGFFIHLTIILAFLNFLPLGKHFHIITGLPNVFFQRTHSTGKLPTPNLEKEEFGAATVKDLTWKNGLDLYSCTECGRCQTHCPTYITGKPLTHKGVNQDLKHWIWDNERWVEEGYGPNHVKEPLPEIVGSALKAETVWACTSCGWCEQACPVFIENVPRLIDMRRYQVQVKAEFPPEIQRVFEGMERQGNPWGIGQDRRDEWAEDLALPTWGDGGEYEYLFFVGCAGSYDDKQKKVSRALVKIMREAGVSFATLSKQEMCNGDSARRMGNEYLYQTLAKTNVESWNAMGVKAVITQCPHCFNTIKNEYPEFGGEYRVINHTQLINELLKDKRIKLSSVMNAGTKLTYHDPCYLGRHNGVYDAPREVLKSIPGLEVVEMQRSQREGFCCGAGGGRMWMEEHIGTRINHNRMNEVALTLKHAEDPTTPFPDAADKKKPGMVGDYKEQGGKGIVAVACPFCSTMLNDAKNDTGREQIQIKDITELVADSMETSNKGGTVAPSPVVSAKPE is encoded by the coding sequence ATGAACCCCATCATCACCGGCCTGCTGCTGGCAGGCTTCGTCTCCGTCTTCGTCATCACGATGTCCGGCCGCGTGGGCGTGCTGCTCGCGATGAAGAAGGAGAACCGGCTGGACCACATCCCCTACCGCGTGGCGCAGCTGGTGCGCTTCGGGTTGGGCCAGAAGCGCATGGTGGACCCGGAGGAGTTCACGCCGGGCCTGTTCCACATCTTCATCTACGCGGCGTTCATGGTGCTGGCGGTGCGCACCGTGATGCTGTTCGTGATGGGCTTTTCGTCCACCGCGCTGGACGTGCTCACCGACCTCTCCCACCCGGCGTGGGACGTGGCCCCGCCGCTGCTGGGCCTCTACAAGGTCTACCTGCTGGTGAAGGACATCGTGGCGGCGCTGGCGCTCGCGGGCGTGGCGTACTTCGTCTGGACGCGCTGGAAGGTGAAGCCGGACCGCATGTCCCAGTCCTGGGAGGCCTACCTCATCCTGGGCTTCATCGCGGGCCTGATGATCACCGAGTTCATGTTCGGCGGCAGCCACATGGTGGCCGCGCACGCCGCCGCGCAGCAGGTGCCCATGGGCGCGACCCAGGTGCCGGCGGCGCCGTCCGCGATGGTGTGGTGGGAGCCGGTCACCAGCCTGATGGGCCTGGCGATGATGCCCCTGGGCGCCACCACGGCGCACGTGCTGGGCGTGGCGGGCTTCTTCATCCACCTGACCATCATCCTGGCGTTCCTGAACTTCCTGCCGCTGGGCAAGCACTTCCACATCATCACGGGCCTGCCCAACGTCTTCTTCCAGCGCACGCACTCCACCGGCAAGCTGCCCACGCCCAACCTGGAGAAGGAGGAGTTCGGCGCCGCCACGGTGAAGGACCTCACCTGGAAGAACGGCCTGGACCTCTACTCGTGTACGGAGTGCGGCCGGTGCCAGACGCACTGTCCCACGTACATCACGGGCAAGCCGCTCACGCACAAGGGCGTGAACCAGGACCTGAAGCACTGGATCTGGGACAACGAGCGCTGGGTGGAGGAGGGCTACGGCCCCAACCACGTGAAGGAGCCGCTGCCTGAGATTGTCGGCAGCGCGCTGAAGGCGGAGACGGTGTGGGCGTGCACGAGCTGCGGCTGGTGCGAGCAGGCCTGCCCGGTGTTCATCGAGAACGTCCCGCGCCTCATCGACATGCGCCGCTACCAGGTGCAGGTGAAGGCGGAGTTCCCGCCGGAAATCCAGCGCGTGTTCGAGGGCATGGAGCGCCAGGGCAACCCCTGGGGCATCGGCCAGGACCGGCGCGACGAGTGGGCGGAGGACCTGGCGCTGCCCACCTGGGGTGACGGCGGCGAGTACGAGTACCTCTTCTTCGTGGGCTGCGCGGGCAGCTACGACGACAAGCAGAAGAAGGTCAGCCGCGCGCTGGTCAAAATCATGCGCGAGGCGGGCGTGTCCTTCGCGACGCTGTCCAAGCAGGAGATGTGCAACGGCGACTCCGCGCGCCGCATGGGCAACGAGTACCTGTACCAGACGCTGGCCAAGACGAACGTCGAGTCCTGGAACGCGATGGGCGTGAAGGCCGTCATCACGCAGTGCCCGCACTGCTTCAACACCATCAAGAACGAGTACCCGGAGTTCGGCGGCGAGTACCGCGTCATCAACCACACGCAGCTCATCAACGAGCTGCTCAAGGACAAGCGCATCAAGCTGTCCTCGGTGATGAACGCCGGAACGAAGCTCACCTACCACGACCCCTGCTACCTGGGCCGGCACAACGGCGTGTACGACGCGCCCCGTGAAGTGCTCAAGAGCATCCCGGGTCTGGAGGTGGTGGAGATGCAGCGCAGCCAGCGCGAGGGCTTCTGCTGCGGCGCCGGTGGCGGCCGGATGTGGATGGAGGAGCACATCGGCACGCGCATCAACCACAACCGCATGAACGAGGTGGCCCTCACGCTCAAGCACGCGGAGGACCCGACCACGCCGTTCCCCGACGCCGCGGACAAGAAGAAGCCGGGCATGGTGGGCGACTACAAGGAGCAGGGTGGCAAGGGCATCGTCGCCGTCGCCTGCCCGTTCTGCTCCACGATGCTCAACGACGCGAAGAACGACACCGGCCGTGAGCAGATTCAAATCAAGGACATCACCGAGCTGGTCGCGGACTCCATGGAGACGAGCAACAAGGGCGGCACCGTGGCGCCGAGCCCCGTGGTGAGCGCCAAGCCGGAGTAG
- a CDS encoding S1C family serine protease → MSTDALQSLSQSISSVVERIAPSLVRVEARRRRGASGVVWDADGHILTTSHAVEHEGSIQVGLADGRSVSAELVGRDPSTDLALLKADVTGLTALAPAPLDDVKVGNVVLAIGRPGRTARATWGIVSAFGGDWRTHAGGQVDRYLETDADLPPGFSGGALVDAQGRFLGLPTAAFSRTAAVVIPGGTLTRVANSLREHGGIRRGYLGVGAYPVRLPREIDGTKAGLILLSVDPDGPAQKAGLLLGDVLVSLGGQSLHGVEDLLGYLGDEKVGASIQAKVLRAGELREVPITVGKRS, encoded by the coding sequence ATGTCCACCGACGCCCTCCAGTCCCTCTCGCAGTCCATTTCCTCCGTCGTCGAACGCATCGCTCCCTCCCTCGTCCGCGTCGAGGCCCGCCGTCGCCGGGGCGCCAGCGGTGTCGTCTGGGATGCCGACGGCCACATCCTCACCACCAGCCACGCCGTGGAACACGAGGGCTCCATCCAGGTGGGCCTCGCGGACGGCCGCTCGGTGTCCGCCGAGCTCGTCGGCCGCGACCCGAGCACCGACCTCGCCCTCCTCAAGGCCGACGTCACCGGCCTCACCGCGCTCGCTCCCGCGCCGCTCGATGACGTGAAGGTGGGCAACGTGGTGCTGGCCATCGGGCGGCCGGGCCGCACCGCTCGTGCCACGTGGGGCATCGTCAGCGCGTTCGGCGGCGACTGGCGCACGCACGCGGGCGGTCAGGTGGACCGCTACCTGGAGACCGACGCGGACCTGCCTCCCGGCTTCTCCGGCGGCGCGCTCGTGGATGCGCAGGGCCGCTTCCTGGGCCTCCCCACGGCGGCCTTCTCGCGCACCGCCGCGGTGGTGATTCCCGGCGGCACGCTGACGCGCGTGGCGAACTCGCTGCGTGAGCACGGCGGCATCCGCCGCGGATACCTGGGCGTGGGCGCGTACCCGGTGCGCCTGCCGCGTGAAATCGACGGCACGAAGGCGGGCCTCATCCTGCTCTCCGTGGATCCGGACGGCCCCGCGCAGAAGGCCGGGCTGCTGCTGGGCGACGTGCTGGTGAGCCTGGGCGGCCAGTCGCTGCACGGCGTGGAGGACCTGCTGGGCTACCTGGGCGACGAGAAGGTGGGCGCGTCCATCCAGGCGAAGGTGTTGCGCGCGGGCGAGCTGCGCGAGGTGCCCATCACCGTGGGCAAGCGTTCTTGA